In Myxococcus xanthus, the genomic window GAGCACACCCTGCTCGTCACCGAGCAGGGCGCGGAAATCCTCACCGTGGCGTGAGCCCGTGGACGCGCGCGGCCGGACTCCTCCGGCCGTGCGCTCCGGCTCCCCCGGCGGTCGCTGTCGGGGGTGTAGCCCGTCGGGAGAGAGCGGCCCCGCGCAGGGGTGCGCCGCTCAGAGGACCGGGAGTCCGCTCGGGCATTCGTGCTAGAGATTCCGGGGAGGGGATGTGGCCTCATCGCCACGGGAACTCACCATCTCATGCGTACGGACAGCGCTCTTCCCGAGGAGATTCTCGAGACGGTTCTTCGTTCGATGGACACCGCCGCCGCGGGCCGCTTGCGCTCCGCGCCGGAGGCGCCGCGGGCGCTCGCCCTGGCCCTGCGTGAGGCGGCCTCCCTTCAGTGCGCGGCGCCCGAGCCCCTGGTGTTCGCGCGGCACCTGGGCGAACGGCTCTCCGAGGCGGAGGACCCCGTCGTCGCGCTGGAACGTTTGCACGCAAGGGACCTCGCCCTCGCGCTCGCCTGCGCTCAAGGGACGCCGGGGGCGGCGGACCTCTTCGAAGCGCAGGTCCTGCGCAAGCTGCATGGCTCGCTCGCACGGTTTCATTCCTCGCCCACGTTCGTGGATGAAGTGCTTCAGGCGCTCCGGGGAAATCTGCTGATGCCTCGGCCCGACTCGCCGCCCCGGCTCCTTGGCTATGCGGGCGTGGGTTCGTTGTTGCACTGGGTCAACATCTCCGCGGTGCGCCTCGCGCTCCGGATGCGAAAGGCCCAGGGGCAGGAGGCACGGGTGGACGCGGAGATGCTGGCCGCGGACCCCGCGCAAGGCGGGCTGGAGCTGGGGCTGGTTCGCGAGGAGGCCCGCTCGCACGTGCGCGCCGCCTTCGTCCAGGCGGTGGCCTCCCTGGATGACGAGGACCGGGAGTTGCTGCGTCTCCACTTCGTCGAGCATCTGTCGCTGGCTCGCATGGGGGAACTCTACGGCGTGCACAAGTCCACCCTGTCCCGGCGGCTGTCCGGGGTGAAGGCGCTGCTGGAGACGCGCACGCACGAGGGGCTGACGGAGCGGCTGTCGCTCTCCCAGGAGGAACTGGACAGCATGATGCGGGCCGTTCATGGCCGCCTCGACGTGAGCCTGTCCGGACTCCTGGCGGCGAAGGAATGAGCTGCCCGGACGAGAACGACCTCGCGCGCCACCTGGAAGGCCAGCTCTCCTCCGAGCGTGCGCAACAGGTGCGTGCCCACGTCGCCGGCTGCGCCGAGTGCCGGAGCGTGCTCGCCGCGCTGAGCTCGAATGAGGCGCGGACCTCCTTCGCGGGGGTGGGGCCGCTCGCCCCGGGCACGCGGGTGGGGCGCTACGTGGTGCTGGGGCTGCTAGGCGAGGGCGGCATGGGCCGGGTTCATGTCGCGTATGACCCCGAGCTGGACCGCAAGGTGGCGCTGAAGCT contains:
- a CDS encoding transcriptional regulator produces the protein MRTDSALPEEILETVLRSMDTAAAGRLRSAPEAPRALALALREAASLQCAAPEPLVFARHLGERLSEAEDPVVALERLHARDLALALACAQGTPGAADLFEAQVLRKLHGSLARFHSSPTFVDEVLQALRGNLLMPRPDSPPRLLGYAGVGSLLHWVNISAVRLALRMRKAQGQEARVDAEMLAADPAQGGLELGLVREEARSHVRAAFVQAVASLDDEDRELLRLHFVEHLSLARMGELYGVHKSTLSRRLSGVKALLETRTHEGLTERLSLSQEELDSMMRAVHGRLDVSLSGLLAAKE